One window of the Halorussus sp. MSC15.2 genome contains the following:
- a CDS encoding aldehyde dehydrogenase yields the protein MSQQPLQRRERLYIDGEWLDADDVLEVSDLADGGSFAQVAAASPEQADDALAAAERAQAELRETTIPQRVAWLDAIADGLLERKEELAEVIVREAGKPISSARGEVEAAAERFRRACEEIRSLKGEFREGTTAGHEGWDAIVKHEPMGTVLAITPYNYPVSTTALSVAPALAAGNSVILKPASDTPISAAILADVVSELDLPDGAFNFVPGRGSVIGDVLSGDDRIDVVSMTGSSAAGKHVAKESGMVNLHMELGGNAPAVVFPDADLADVAGQCAKGSFKYAGQRCSAVSRVLAHESVHDEIVDLLEAEVDSWQPGDLFEEDTTMGPLINEGQAEWVEELVEDAVEKGADLVRGGERDGAHFEPTLLANVPHDARIVHEEQFGPVAAVTTFEDEEEAVEIANRGDLALDASVFTSDYDRAMDLSDRLDAGAVRINGAPSHGLGDIPFGGNKSSGIGRQGLHTTIEEMVRKKSIIL from the coding sequence ATGTCCCAACAACCACTCCAGCGTCGAGAACGTCTCTACATCGACGGCGAATGGCTCGACGCCGACGACGTACTCGAAGTCTCTGACCTCGCTGACGGCGGGTCGTTCGCGCAAGTCGCCGCCGCGAGTCCCGAGCAGGCCGACGACGCGCTCGCGGCCGCCGAGCGCGCGCAGGCCGAACTGCGCGAGACGACCATCCCCCAGCGCGTCGCGTGGCTCGACGCCATCGCCGACGGGCTGCTGGAGCGCAAGGAGGAACTCGCCGAGGTCATCGTCCGCGAAGCGGGCAAGCCCATCTCCTCGGCGCGCGGCGAGGTCGAAGCCGCCGCCGAGCGGTTCCGCCGCGCCTGCGAGGAGATTCGGTCGCTGAAAGGCGAGTTCCGGGAGGGGACGACCGCCGGACACGAGGGCTGGGACGCCATCGTCAAGCACGAACCGATGGGGACGGTACTGGCAATCACGCCGTACAACTACCCCGTCTCGACCACGGCGCTGTCGGTCGCCCCCGCGCTCGCGGCCGGGAACAGCGTCATCCTCAAGCCCGCCAGTGACACGCCCATCAGCGCCGCGATTCTGGCGGACGTGGTTTCGGAACTCGACCTGCCCGACGGCGCGTTCAACTTCGTCCCCGGTCGCGGGAGCGTCATCGGCGACGTCCTCTCGGGCGACGACCGAATCGACGTCGTCTCGATGACCGGTTCCAGCGCGGCGGGCAAGCACGTCGCCAAGGAGAGCGGCATGGTCAACCTCCACATGGAACTCGGCGGCAACGCCCCCGCGGTCGTCTTCCCCGACGCCGACCTCGCGGACGTGGCTGGCCAGTGCGCCAAGGGGTCGTTCAAGTACGCCGGTCAGCGCTGTTCGGCGGTCAGTCGAGTGCTGGCCCACGAGTCCGTCCACGACGAAATCGTGGACCTGCTGGAGGCCGAGGTCGATAGCTGGCAACCCGGCGACCTCTTCGAGGAGGACACCACGATGGGACCGCTCATCAACGAGGGGCAGGCAGAGTGGGTGGAGGAACTCGTCGAGGACGCCGTCGAGAAGGGCGCGGACCTCGTGCGCGGCGGCGAGCGCGACGGCGCACACTTCGAACCGACTCTGTTGGCGAACGTGCCCCACGACGCCCGCATCGTCCACGAGGAGCAGTTCGGCCCGGTCGCGGCCGTGACGACCTTCGAGGACGAGGAGGAGGCCGTCGAAATCGCCAACCGCGGTGACCTCGCGCTCGACGCCTCGGTGTTCACCAGCGACTACGACCGCGCGATGGACCTGAGCGACCGACTGGACGCCGGTGCGGTCCGCATCAACGGTGCTCCGAGCCACGGTCTCGGCGACATCCCCTTCGGCGGTAACAAGTCCTCCGGCATCGGTCGGCAGGGCCTCCACACGACCATCGAGGAGATGGTCCGGAAGAAGAGCATCATCCTCTGA
- a CDS encoding carbon-nitrogen hydrolase family protein, whose product MTDTDSPTVAACQMTVADLDVDANLDAIRERVADLPSDVDAALFPEYALTGFVADERIRAAALHRDGEALSRLSDLAGATDCALLVGFAERDTDAAVATNSTEDADDIESSYYNAVAYLDPDGETTVYRKRHLWANEREVLEPGRERVTVETPAGTTGLLTCYDLNFVDESAALAGPDVDALFVVGAWPAAHTQNWKLLLRARALDGVRWVVGAGRTGEKAVGDSTEYAGRSRVVRPDGSVQAGLNRGERDLVAELDPAVLAECREFIPVFDDTHG is encoded by the coding sequence GTGACCGACACCGATTCGCCGACCGTCGCGGCCTGTCAGATGACGGTCGCCGACCTCGACGTGGACGCGAACCTCGACGCGATACGGGAGCGCGTGGCCGACCTCCCGTCGGACGTGGACGCGGCGCTCTTCCCCGAGTACGCCCTGACGGGGTTCGTCGCCGACGAACGAATCCGCGCCGCGGCACTCCACCGCGACGGCGAGGCCCTCTCCCGCCTGAGCGACCTCGCAGGTGCCACCGACTGCGCGCTCCTCGTCGGGTTCGCGGAGCGCGATACCGACGCCGCCGTCGCCACGAATTCCACCGAGGACGCCGACGACATCGAGTCGAGTTACTACAACGCCGTCGCGTACCTTGACCCTGATGGCGAGACCACCGTCTATCGGAAACGCCACCTCTGGGCGAACGAGCGAGAGGTCCTCGAACCCGGACGCGAGCGCGTCACGGTCGAGACGCCCGCGGGGACGACCGGACTGCTCACCTGCTACGACCTCAACTTCGTGGACGAGAGCGCCGCACTCGCGGGTCCCGACGTGGACGCGCTGTTCGTCGTCGGGGCGTGGCCCGCGGCCCACACCCAGAACTGGAAACTCCTCTTGCGCGCACGCGCGCTCGACGGCGTCCGCTGGGTCGTCGGTGCGGGACGGACCGGAGAGAAGGCGGTCGGCGACTCGACCGAGTACGCCGGGCGCTCCCGGGTCGTCAGACCGGACGGGAGCGTGCAGGCCGGACTGAACCGGGGCGAGCGCGACCTCGTGGCCGAACTCGACCCCGCGGTCCTCGCGGAGTGCCGGGAGTTCATCCCCGTCTTCGACGACACGCACGGATGA
- a CDS encoding carbohydrate kinase, with amino-acid sequence MTDSERSPDILVAGETLVDFLPDSVGPLAHVENFSRRAGGAPANVAVALARLNATPWFWTRVGADPFGDYLAATLSSFGLPDRFVERDPAAKTALAFVSHDADADRAFTFYRDGTADTRVEPGGVPDETLDAVEWVYVGGVMLAADPGRTATLDLAERATERGATVVFDPNARPELWDRSDRDFQALVAEMLTFADVVKATPEDLEVAGFEGESPEALSAAVTETGPHTVLLTQGDAGAFAYATDRAPWGAGAASHAGYDVKPVDTTGAGDAFTAGALAALADADDDTSLSAVLGFANAVAAVTTTAAGAMAALPTREQVREFRD; translated from the coding sequence ATGACCGACTCCGAGCGCAGTCCCGACATCCTCGTCGCCGGGGAGACGCTCGTCGATTTCCTCCCCGACAGCGTCGGCCCGCTCGCCCACGTGGAGAACTTCTCCCGGCGCGCCGGCGGCGCGCCCGCGAACGTGGCCGTCGCGCTCGCGCGCCTGAACGCGACCCCGTGGTTCTGGACGCGCGTGGGCGCGGACCCCTTCGGCGACTACCTCGCCGCGACGCTCTCGTCGTTCGGCCTGCCCGACCGGTTCGTCGAGCGCGACCCCGCGGCCAAGACCGCGCTGGCGTTCGTCAGCCACGACGCCGACGCCGACCGCGCGTTCACCTTCTACCGCGACGGCACCGCCGACACGCGCGTCGAACCCGGCGGCGTCCCCGACGAGACGCTGGATGCAGTCGAGTGGGTGTACGTCGGCGGCGTGATGCTGGCGGCCGACCCCGGTCGGACGGCCACGCTCGACCTCGCCGAACGCGCGACCGAGCGCGGCGCGACCGTCGTCTTCGACCCTAACGCCCGGCCCGAGTTGTGGGACCGAAGCGACCGCGACTTCCAAGCCCTCGTCGCCGAGATGCTCACCTTCGCCGACGTGGTGAAGGCGACCCCCGAGGACCTCGAAGTCGCCGGGTTCGAGGGCGAGTCGCCGGAGGCGCTCTCGGCGGCCGTCACGGAGACCGGACCGCACACCGTCCTGCTGACGCAGGGGGATGCGGGAGCCTTCGCTTACGCGACCGACCGGGCACCGTGGGGCGCTGGCGCGGCTTCCCACGCCGGCTACGACGTGAAGCCGGTGGACACGACCGGCGCGGGCGACGCCTTCACCGCGGGGGCGCTCGCGGCCCTCGCCGACGCTGACGACGACACCTCGCTCTCGGCGGTCCTCGGATTCGCGAACGCGGTGGCCGCCGTCACGACGACGGCCGCGGGCGCGATGGCGGCGTTGCCGACCCGCGAGCAGGTCCGAGAGTTCCGGGACTGA
- a CDS encoding MFS transporter, with protein sequence MDERWLYAWGLGSVALGAASLLVPLYVVALGGDPTALGLLAASAALLGTPGALLWGRIADRTRNPRSVVVASLLGAAVSLGAIPLLDSVVAVLAVNAVLWFVSAAAAPVLTLLVVADAPERAWSGRIAALNRYQGFGWAGGLVLGTLWLGVLAPQFDSPLSARRWLFGVTAALAAVSAVAAAKWMPSAATDLGRADRRRIARFLSGTHRNVKTATFAFTPNRLYWTTLGLRPRHLARRFTPRLAAYFLAVALFSTGFAAFWAPLPAYLSAEGYGGDATFGLYLATSLASAACYGAVGRLSERFDVRLFQSAALGVRAAAFPVVALVGAATGLVATGGAVGVFVVIGVTWAVIAVTGTGLVTRHAPASIRGEALGVHAALVAAAGGAGGLLGGWTAEFGYLVAFGVAGGLVVAGAVVVAALRGLSTPGSSGAESTERGTTEQTESTDRVETTD encoded by the coding sequence ATGGACGAACGGTGGCTCTACGCGTGGGGACTGGGGTCGGTCGCGCTCGGCGCGGCCTCCCTGCTCGTTCCGCTCTACGTCGTCGCGCTCGGCGGCGACCCGACCGCGCTCGGCCTGCTGGCGGCCAGTGCCGCGCTGCTGGGGACGCCCGGCGCGTTACTCTGGGGCCGCATCGCCGACCGAACCCGGAATCCGCGGTCGGTCGTCGTCGCCAGTCTGCTCGGCGCGGCGGTCTCGCTCGGCGCGATTCCGCTCCTCGACTCGGTGGTCGCCGTCCTCGCCGTCAACGCCGTCCTCTGGTTCGTCTCGGCCGCCGCCGCTCCTGTTCTGACGCTCCTCGTCGTGGCCGACGCGCCCGAGCGAGCGTGGTCGGGGCGAATCGCCGCCCTGAATCGCTATCAGGGGTTCGGCTGGGCGGGCGGTCTCGTCCTCGGAACCCTGTGGCTCGGCGTCCTCGCGCCGCAGTTCGACTCCCCGCTCTCGGCGCGGCGCTGGCTGTTTGGCGTCACCGCGGCGCTCGCCGCCGTCTCCGCGGTGGCGGCCGCGAAGTGGATGCCCTCGGCCGCGACCGACCTCGGTCGGGCCGACCGCAGGCGAATCGCGCGCTTCCTCTCTGGGACCCACCGCAACGTCAAGACCGCGACGTTCGCGTTCACTCCGAATCGGCTCTACTGGACGACGCTCGGGCTTCGGCCCCGACACCTCGCCCGGCGATTCACGCCCCGACTGGCGGCGTACTTCCTCGCGGTCGCGCTGTTCTCGACCGGGTTCGCGGCGTTCTGGGCACCGTTACCGGCGTATCTCTCTGCGGAGGGGTACGGCGGCGATGCGACCTTCGGGCTGTATCTCGCCACCAGTCTCGCGTCGGCGGCCTGCTACGGCGCGGTCGGGAGACTCAGCGAGCGGTTCGACGTGCGACTGTTCCAGAGCGCCGCGCTGGGGGTTCGGGCCGCGGCGTTCCCCGTCGTCGCGCTCGTCGGCGCGGCGACCGGACTCGTGGCGACGGGCGGTGCGGTCGGGGTCTTCGTCGTCATCGGCGTGACGTGGGCGGTCATCGCCGTGACCGGAACCGGACTGGTGACTCGTCACGCCCCTGCGTCCATCCGCGGCGAGGCGCTCGGCGTCCACGCCGCGCTGGTGGCGGCGGCGGGCGGGGCGGGAGGACTGCTCGGCGGGTGGACCGCGGAGTTCGGCTATCTGGTGGCGTTCGGGGTCGCGGGCGGTCTCGTCGTGGCGGGCGCGGTCGTGGTCGCCGCGCTCCGGGGACTCTCGACGCCGGGCAGTTCCGGCGCGGAATCGACCGAACGAGGGACCACCGAGCAGACGGAGTCAACCGACCGAGTCGAGACGACCGATTGA
- a CDS encoding YbaK/EbsC family protein: MHDRAKEFTDRARREHDFEVDVKEFSEGTKTAEDAAAAVGCEVAQIASSIAMRAADRLVVVVTSGANRVSETKLADLLGLAEDDVEMADAAEIKATLGWSIGGVPPFCHDAEVPVYLDATLTEYETVWAAAGTPEAVFPIDPHELRELSGAEVADIAE, encoded by the coding sequence ATGCACGACCGAGCGAAGGAGTTCACAGACCGCGCCCGTCGGGAGCACGACTTCGAGGTAGACGTGAAGGAGTTCTCCGAGGGGACCAAGACCGCCGAGGACGCCGCCGCGGCAGTCGGCTGTGAGGTCGCGCAAATCGCCAGCAGCATCGCGATGCGCGCCGCGGACCGACTCGTCGTGGTAGTGACGAGCGGCGCGAATCGAGTGAGCGAGACCAAACTCGCCGACCTGCTCGGACTCGCCGAAGACGACGTGGAGATGGCCGACGCCGCCGAGATAAAGGCGACGCTCGGGTGGTCCATCGGCGGCGTCCCGCCGTTCTGCCACGACGCCGAAGTGCCGGTCTACCTCGACGCGACGCTCACCGAGTACGAGACGGTCTGGGCCGCCGCGGGGACCCCGGAAGCGGTCTTCCCCATCGACCCGCACGAACTCCGAGAACTCTCGGGCGCGGAAGTAGCCGACATTGCCGAGTGA
- a CDS encoding trimeric intracellular cation channel family protein, producing the protein MNTVGLVAFALVGATKAIREEFDVFGVAVVGLVTAFAGGATRDLLVNRVPLALRSVGEIGLGMLGVGLAVLLSVVLDSPDDHPVTLFSDAVGLAAFATAGAIVATDAGVSGFGVVAIATINAVGGGAFADILLDRSPFILFDDFYASCAVLGGSTYWIAVTVGATGSTAAAVCAATTVGTRMAAVTYGWTLPTAQMLGLARRETGNR; encoded by the coding sequence ATGAACACGGTCGGTCTCGTCGCGTTCGCGCTCGTCGGTGCGACCAAGGCGATACGCGAGGAGTTCGACGTGTTCGGGGTCGCGGTCGTCGGGTTGGTCACGGCGTTCGCCGGCGGTGCGACGCGGGACCTCCTCGTGAACCGGGTCCCGCTGGCGCTGCGGTCCGTCGGCGAAATCGGCCTCGGGATGCTCGGCGTGGGTCTGGCCGTCCTGCTGAGCGTCGTCCTCGACTCGCCGGACGACCACCCCGTCACGCTGTTCTCCGACGCGGTCGGACTCGCGGCGTTCGCCACGGCCGGGGCCATCGTGGCGACCGACGCCGGCGTCTCGGGGTTCGGCGTCGTCGCTATCGCGACCATCAACGCGGTCGGCGGCGGTGCCTTCGCCGACATCCTCCTCGACCGGTCGCCGTTCATCCTGTTCGACGATTTCTACGCGAGTTGCGCAGTGCTGGGCGGTAGCACGTACTGGATTGCGGTGACTGTCGGCGCGACCGGCAGTACCGCCGCGGCGGTGTGCGCGGCGACGACGGTCGGGACGCGGATGGCGGCGGTGACCTACGGGTGGACCCTCCCCACGGCGCAGATGCTCGGACTGGCCCGCCGGGAGACCGGCAATCGATAG
- a CDS encoding DUF4149 domain-containing protein: MLGDDAGRVVNAIFPKYYSFGVGLGFVAFAAAYVGGIGPYDGLLVAVLPLVGVALNLYADRVLIPKMERAGDDGFAEYHKQSVVLNGVTMLAVAAALVFSHV, from the coding sequence GTGCTCGGCGACGACGCCGGCCGAGTCGTCAACGCCATCTTCCCGAAGTACTACTCGTTCGGCGTCGGCCTCGGGTTCGTGGCGTTCGCCGCCGCGTACGTCGGGGGCATCGGTCCCTACGACGGTCTGCTCGTGGCGGTCCTCCCGCTGGTCGGCGTCGCGCTCAACCTCTACGCCGACCGGGTCCTCATCCCGAAGATGGAGCGGGCGGGCGACGACGGCTTCGCCGAGTACCACAAGCAGTCGGTGGTGCTGAACGGCGTGACGATGCTCGCGGTCGCCGCGGCGCTGGTCTTCTCACACGTCTGA
- a CDS encoding DUF123 domain-containing protein, which yields MTKGTYTLLVELAEPATVEFGAAGERDLSAGWYAYTGSAFGTGGFARVERHRELARGERDARHWHVDYLLGHPDSRVASVVKTAGEDAECEVSRAIETHGGPGVESVAGLGASDCDCDSHLQFGPDRESLELAVRAAHAELAD from the coding sequence ATGACGAAAGGAACCTACACGCTGCTCGTGGAACTCGCCGAACCCGCCACCGTCGAGTTCGGCGCGGCGGGCGAACGCGACCTGTCCGCCGGATGGTACGCCTACACCGGGAGCGCGTTCGGCACCGGCGGGTTCGCGCGCGTTGAGCGCCACCGCGAACTCGCCCGCGGCGAGCGCGACGCCCGCCACTGGCACGTCGATTACCTGCTCGGCCACCCCGATAGTCGAGTCGCCTCGGTGGTGAAGACGGCGGGCGAGGACGCGGAGTGCGAGGTGAGCCGGGCCATCGAGACCCACGGCGGCCCGGGCGTCGAGTCGGTCGCCGGTCTCGGCGCGTCGGACTGCGACTGCGATTCGCACCTGCAGTTCGGTCCTGACCGCGAGTCGCTGGAGCTGGCGGTTCGCGCGGCCCACGCGGAGTTGGCTGACTGA